In the genome of Syntrophorhabdaceae bacterium, the window CCATGATAAAACGAATTCTTTACAACTGAGGATTCAACAGAAAAGGCATATGGGGCCTGGGGAAAAAAGGTGCGGGGGATGCGGAAAGCATCGGAGAAATCCAGGTCTTCCAGGTTCGGTACGTGTGGTAACCCGCAGCAGTGGCTGCCGGGAGTTCATGCAATAGGGGGTTTTATGGAAGGAGTATTTGGAACTATAGAAAGATTGAGCAAGTGGATGCAGGCCGTCTCCTGCGTAGCGCTCACATTTATCATGCTTCTCACGTGCGCCGACGTGCTGCTGAGGCTTTTCGGGGCCCCCATCGTAGGCACCTTCGAGATGGTCGGTCTTGGCGGAGCCATAGCGATCGGTTTTGCGATTCCCATCACCTCGTGGATGAGGGGCCATATTTTTGTTGATTTCTTTTATCAGAAATGTCCGAAGGGCGTCCAGAATATCTTGAATACGATCACGCGTCTCATGGGAATAGTGCTCTTCTACCTGATTGGCTGGAACCTTTTCAAGGTAGCCTTTGAGCTTTTCAAATCGGGAGAGGTCACGCTCACCCGTCAGCTTCCCTTTTATCCGATTGCATACGGGTTGGGGGTCTGCTGCTTTATCCAGTGTCTCGTGTTGATATGTGATATTTTCAAGATAATTGGAGGCAAATATGAATGAGGTGGTCGTCGGCATCATAGGTTTGGCCGTAGTGTTGATCTTGTTTCTCACGGGGATAGAACTGGCGTTTGCCATGATCGTGATC includes:
- a CDS encoding TRAP transporter small permease — translated: MEGVFGTIERLSKWMQAVSCVALTFIMLLTCADVLLRLFGAPIVGTFEMVGLGGAIAIGFAIPITSWMRGHIFVDFFYQKCPKGVQNILNTITRLMGIVLFYLIGWNLFKVAFELFKSGEVTLTRQLPFYPIAYGLGVCCFIQCLVLICDIFKIIGGKYE